One Nitrospirota bacterium genomic window, ACGCATCGGTCTGGATGAAGTCCTCGTAGCGGGAGAGGTTGACGTTTTCCCGCTTGAGCGCGCTGACCACGCCCACGGTGAGCGTGTGCTCCAACCCGAAGGGGTTGCCCACCGCGATCACCCACTGACCCACCTTGACCTGGCTCGAATCACCCAGGGGGACCGTGGGGAGGGGGGTCTTGGACTCGATCTTGACCACCGCCAGGTCCGTGTCGGGATCTCGGCCCACGACTTTCCCCGTGAATTTGCGTTTGTCGAGCAGGCGAACCTGGACCTCGTCGGCGTCGCCCACCACGTGATTGTTGGTGACGATGTAGCCGTCTTTGTCGATGATCACGCCCGATCCGCTGCTGGGTGAGTCGGGGCGCTGGCGGAACCGCTCGCTGCGCGGAGGCGGCGTGGCGCCGGTCGAGATGTTGACGACCGAGGGCTTCACGTGTTCGGCAAGGTCGACGAACACGTCCTGCAGTTCGGTCACGGCTTTCAGGCCCGAGGTTTCTTTGACTGCGGCGGCGGGCGGAACAGCGCCGACCAGTGTGGCCGCGAGGAAGAGCGCGACGAGTGCGGAAACGAATCCCGGAAAGGGGCGGTGAGCGGAACGAACGGTCATGGTGCGACTCCTTGTGTGCGTGACGGACGGGTCAGCGCTGCAACGCCTGCAGCAGCGATTCGTCGAGTCGGTGTTGGTGGAAATATTCGCGCTCCAATTCTTCGAGATCGTATCGATCCACGCCGCTCGACGCGAAAAACGCGTCTCGTCGCCCGTCCGATCCCTCGGGCGAAGCCACGAGCGTGGGCAGGACTTCGTAAAAGTAGACCGCCTCCCGGTGCAGATCGCGGATCACTTTGCGGAACGTGGCTTCGGGGATAGGCGCCGTGATGACGCCCTTGTTCAGCAACTCCTGCGAGAGCTGATCCCGCAAATGCGTCATCGCTTCGGCCTGGGGTTCCTTGATGAATTGTTTGAGGAACCGCTTGAGGTGTTTGTGAACCTGGCGGTAGCCTTGGGCGTCCAGATTGACCTGACGAACCTGATTGGCCACCTCCTGCAGGGTCAGCCGCCCCTCGTCGATTTCCTTTAACCCCTGGAACACGATGAAGATTTTCCGGCGACCGAAATCCGTGAGGTACCGATCCTTGACGATCGAGTCGATGAACAGTTCCTTGAAAAGCTTCGGCGCCAGATCGTCGAAGATCTTTTTGTTGGCGTGAATGGTCTTCAGCACGGAATCAGTGGTCTGATCATCGTCCATAAAGACCATTTGATTCAAGTAGGTGTAGGTCGCGTCGAACCGGTCGAAGCACGTGACGATGAGGCTGAAGCGCTCCAGGATCCCGGAATCCCCGGTTTGCGAGGCGTATTCGTCGCAGCTCTTGCCCACGTCCAGCAACAGGGCGTCGAACGCGAAGTCGCGCCGCTCGATGGCCTGTCGCTTGGCGCGCAGCAGCGTGGCCAGTTCCTCCTTGAGCACCGAGCCGTCGCTGGACTGGCGTTGCAGGAACATGCTGTCGAGGAGGCTCCGCGCGGCCGCGAGGTGCTCCGGTTCTTCGAAGCGCTCGGCCGCTTTGTCCTTGAGGAAGATACCGTCCAAAGTGTGAAACACTTCCAGCGGAATCGCGTGGCGCACCGAGAGCGTGCGCAAACGGTTGAGCTTGGCGAGAATCGCCTGGGTGGAGCTGGGATCGATGAGCATCTCGGCCAACAGGTCTTTATATTCATCGATCAACCGCTTGTTGTCCGGGTGTTGATAGACCACGTCGATCTGCATGCGGGTCTGCTGGTAGAGATCGATGGTGTGTTGCTGCGCGATCTCTTCCAGCCGCCGTGAGACCGGTTCGTCGTTCTGCGTGTGGGCGGCGTAGACGTGTTGGAACGAGTGGTAATAGGTCGTGTGCCCGCGGTGCGTCAGCTTGAAGAGGTACAGAATCGCCCGAGGCTCCTTGAGCGCCTCGTAGAGTTGGTGGACCATCTGCACGTCGTCCTGGATCGACACCAGCGCCGAGTGTTTGACGACGCGGCCGATCCGCCGCAACAGGAATTCCTGCTGTTTGTGAAGCGGCTGCTGCTCGGGGAGATGGACGAAGAAATAATAATTGCACACCGCGTTGCCGCTGCGGAACACTTCCTCGAAGGTCTCGCGGCCCTCGGTTTGGTCCGTGAATCGGATCGACTGGCCGGTAGGATCGAGAATGGCGCCGTTGAGCACCAGGCGATTGACGACTTCTTTCTTGACCAGGTCCTTGAGCGGGAGGTTGACCCCGAACATGTACCGGCAGAAGCTTCCGCCGTTGCCTTTGTACCGGATGCCGTCGTGTCCGATGAGAAATTCGTTGCCTGCCGCGAAGAATCGGATCGTCCCGGGTTTCCCGTCGGGCGACGGCTCGTAGAAAAACTGGTGCCCGACCGAGCGGCCGGCGATCGTGGCGAAATACTCAATCTCCGGGTTGACCTGTCCGTGAAGGCGGATGTCTTCGATCATTCGGGCATCAGCTCAATGCGAGTCCGGCGGCATCGTGGAACCGTGGTAAGACGCACGCCACATTATAGCAAATTCGACGGGTGAGCAATGTTGAACACCCGAGCGGTGCACGCACGGAGCGGCGCACGCCACCGGATGTTTCTTGACAGCATTTTCCGACGTCTGTTACGGTAAACCGTTGCGCTATGTTGCGATCCGACACGCCGAGAGTGCTTGTTCCGGGGGACGGGACGCCCGTCGCGGTCCGTGTTTGACGACCGAGCCTCCCTGACGGTGGACCGCTCGGGCCCGCCGATGGTCGAACTCCGCGGCATCCAGTGCGCCTACGACGACAAGGTCGTGTTCGAGGGAGTCGATCTGGCGATTCCCCGCGGCATGTACACGGGTATCGTCGGCCCCAGCGGGTCGGGGAAGACCACCTTGCTGAAGGTGATCCTGGGCATCGTCAACGTCACCTCCGGCGACGTGCGGGTCTCGGGCGTTCGGATCAACGGCTCCACCAGCCGCGGCGTCGGGTACGTTCCCCAGATCGAGACCGTCAACTGGAACTTCCCGGTGACGGTCGAGCAGGTCGTGCTCATGGGGAGGCAACGCGAAATGGGTTGGCTCCCGTGGCCGAGCCGTGAGGACCGCCGGGTGGCGCTCGACCTGCTGGAGCATTTGGGAATCCGGCAATACGCGCAGCGCCAGATCCGCGCGCTGTCCGGCGGGGAGCAGCAGCGGGTGTTCCTGGCCCGGGCGCTGATCAGCCGACCGCAGGTGTTGATCTTAGATGAGCCCACCTCGGGCGTTGATCTCAAGACCCAACACCACATCCTTCACCTGCTGTCGCAACTGAACCGCGAGGGAATTACCATCATTCTCACCACGCACGATCTCAACAGCGTGGCGCGCCACCTGCCGTGGGTCATTTGTTTCAATCGTTCGCTCGTGGCGCAGGGCGATCCGCAAGAGGTATTCACGTCCGAGATCCTGAGCCGGACGTACAACTCGGAGATGGTGGTGGTCAGGCAGAACGGGCTTCTACTCATCGCCGACAGCCCCAACGCGGGCGCGCACTACGCGCCGCGCAAGGTCGGCGGGGAGGACGGCGATCGAGACCCTGTTTGAACCCCTGCAGTACGAATTCTTCCGCAACGGGCTGTTGGCCGCGGCGATGACGGGCGCGATCTGCGGGTTGATCGGCGTCTACATCGTGCTCCGGAACATGAGCTACATCGGACACGGGCTGTCGCACTCCGTGTTCGGAGGCGCGGTGGTCAGTTACGTGATGAACTGGAACTTTTACCTCGGCGCCGGGCTGTGGGGATTTCTATCCGCGCTCCTCATCAACTCGGTGGCCAAACGCAAAAAGATCGGAGCCGATGCCGTGATCGGGATCGTCACCACCGCCAGTTTCGCGGTGGGGGTGGTGTTGATCAGCCGGGTGCGAAAGTTCACCCGCAACTTCGAGGCCGCGTTGTTCGGCAACATCCTCGGCGTCACCGTCGAGGACCTGATCGTAATCGCGGGCGTCTCCCTTCTGTCGGCGTTGGTGATTTTTGTGCTCTACAAACAGCTCCTGTTCACGACGTTCGACCCCGAGGTCGCGCGGGTGTACGGCGTCCCGGTGGAGTGGGTGGACACCGCGTTCGCCCTGGTGCTGGCCGCGACGATCGTGGTGTCGATGCAGGTGCTGGGCGTCATGTTGATCGTGGCGGCGATCGTGATTCCCGCGGCGACCGCGCGGCTCCTGACCCATAGTTTCCATCGGCTGGTGTTTTATTCGGTGGGGATCGGGGTCCTGTGCGGGGTGGGCGGCATGTACCTGAGCTTTACCTCCAACGCCTCTTCGGGAGCCACGATCGTGCTCTTCGCCGCAGTGGTGTTCGCGCTGGCACTCGGGTATGACTCGTTTCGCCGAACCACGGTGCGTCCCCTGCCGGCCTCACCGGTGGCGGCGGTCCGCCACCAGCATTCGCACCAGCACGGAGACATCCTCCACCAACACGAGCACGAGACAAAACTTGATCTGGAGCACAGCCACCACCCGGGCGCCGAAGACGCGCAAATCGTGGCCCGGCCGCCGGCTGCGGACGTTCCGCTTAGGGGGCCGAACGGCACCAACCGGCTGCACCTGGTCATCGACGGCATGACGTGCGCGTATTGCGTCCGGGCCGTGGAACGGGCCATCGGCCGCGTTGACGGCGTCACGGCCGTGCAGGTGGATCTCCCGTCGCGGTCGGTGGATGTCACGGTGGACGGCCCTGCCGGGGCTACGGAGCGGGTGCGCGAAGCCATTCGCCTGGCCGGCTACCAGCCTCGCGGCTAGCCATTTACTGCGCCTGTGGGCGGCGCGTGTATCTCTTTGACCTACTCACAGATCATTTCACTCAGCTTTCATATGCGCTTGATATAGCTGAAACATTCAACCTCTACACTATTGCCGACCAACCTTGTCATGGGCGGGTGGGTTCTCGATCTTCCGGAGCCGAGTGAGCTCTGATCGCGGGACGTGGTTGGCGAATGATCTCTGTCGGAACCTCTGCAAGGCCAGTGCTGCTGCGGGTTGATACGGATAGACGTTGCATTGTTGTTCAGGGTTCGGATATTATTTGGCCCATCTAGGTTGTAACTGTCCGGCGATCCACGCATGGCGTCTGGCCGCCCCTTTCTGGCGGACGTCGGTGGTGACTCCGTATCAACCATCGGAATAAAGGCGGAACGCGTCAGGTCTGACGTGTAAACCTCGGAGGAGTAGTTTCTGTGAACTCCGGCGTGCGTTCCGACCGTAGCGACATATTTGAACACTCCGTGCTTGTCGGGTCCCTAAGTGAACGGGCTCCCGGGGGAAGGTCATCGGTAGCGTGAAGCGTCGGTTCCTCTGGGCCAACTGTGTGGTCGCGCTCTGGCTGGGTGCCTGCGCGTCCAGTCCTGCGCCGGCGCCCGCGCCGAAGGAATCGCGGGTACCGCTTCCGAGCTCGGAGTATCGGATCGGTCCGGAGGACGTGCTGGAAATCGTGGTGTGGAAGAACGCTGATTTGTCCAAGACCGTGTCGGTGCGCCCCGACGGGATGATCACGCTTCCGTTGATCGGGGAGCTGCGCGCGGGGGGCCTGACCGCGGATGAGGTGCGGACCGAGATCAAGAGCCGCCTGGAACGGTACAAAGAGACCCCAGAGGTATCCGTGACCGTCGCGGATATCCGAAGCTACAACCTGTTCATTCTTGGCGAGGTCCGGACCCCGGGCCGTTATCAAGTCAAGACCTCCACCACCCTGCTACAAGCGCTGGCATTAGCCGGCGGGTTTACGGAGTTCGCCGATACCGACGGCATCGTGGTCGTGCGGCGGGATACACGGGAAGCGGTCTCGAAAGAGCAGCGGATCAGGGTCCGATATCGGGATTTGGTCCAGCGGGGGGACGTGGCGTTGTCTCCCGGCGATACCGTCATCGTTCCGTAGCAGGGCGATATGGCACAATCCAGCACACGCGACGGAGTCGATCACTACCTGGAGGTTTTCAGCCGGAGACGCTGGTGGGTCATCATTCCGGCGATCGTCATCGCGACGCTCACGGTCCCCATCGTGATGTGGCTGCCGGCCACCTACCGATCCACCACGCTGATCACGGTCGAAGCGCAAAAAGTGCCGGAAGAGTTTGTGCGTTCGACCGTCACGATCCCGATCGAAGAGCGCCTCCAAGCCATCAGCCAACAGATTCTCAGCCGAACTCGCCTCGAACGGGTCATCGAGAAATACGGCTTGTACCGAGAGGACAGACAACGCGGGTGGGGATGGCTCACCACGTGGTTCGGACGAAGCGAAGATCGAGAACAAGCGGCCCGTCCGGGCAGTCCCCAGATGCTCGACCTTGTGGTGCTCATGAAGAGCAACATTGAAAT contains:
- a CDS encoding metal ABC transporter permease; protein product: MQYEFFRNGLLAAAMTGAICGLIGVYIVLRNMSYIGHGLSHSVFGGAVVSYVMNWNFYLGAGLWGFLSALLINSVAKRKKIGADAVIGIVTTASFAVGVVLISRVRKFTRNFEAALFGNILGVTVEDLIVIAGVSLLSALVIFVLYKQLLFTTFDPEVARVYGVPVEWVDTAFALVLAATIVVSMQVLGVMLIVAAIVIPAATARLLTHSFHRLVFYSVGIGVLCGVGGMYLSFTSNASSGATIVLFAAVVFALALGYDSFRRTTVRPLPASPVAAVRHQHSHQHGDILHQHEHETKLDLEHSHHPGAEDAQIVARPPAADVPLRGPNGTNRLHLVIDGMTCAYCVRAVERAIGRVDGVTAVQVDLPSRSVDVTVDGPAGATERVREAIRLAGYQPRG
- a CDS encoding metal ABC transporter ATP-binding protein, which translates into the protein MFDDRASLTVDRSGPPMVELRGIQCAYDDKVVFEGVDLAIPRGMYTGIVGPSGSGKTTLLKVILGIVNVTSGDVRVSGVRINGSTSRGVGYVPQIETVNWNFPVTVEQVVLMGRQREMGWLPWPSREDRRVALDLLEHLGIRQYAQRQIRALSGGEQQRVFLARALISRPQVLILDEPTSGVDLKTQHHILHLLSQLNREGITIILTTHDLNSVARHLPWVICFNRSLVAQGDPQEVFTSEILSRTYNSEMVVVRQNGLLLIADSPNAGAHYAPRKVGGEDGDRDPV
- a CDS encoding polysaccharide biosynthesis/export family protein; this translates as MKRRFLWANCVVALWLGACASSPAPAPAPKESRVPLPSSEYRIGPEDVLEIVVWKNADLSKTVSVRPDGMITLPLIGELRAGGLTADEVRTEIKSRLERYKETPEVSVTVADIRSYNLFILGEVRTPGRYQVKTSTTLLQALALAGGFTEFADTDGIVVVRRDTREAVSKEQRIRVRYRDLVQRGDVALSPGDTVIVP
- a CDS encoding TIGR04442 family protein, with product MIEDIRLHGQVNPEIEYFATIAGRSVGHQFFYEPSPDGKPGTIRFFAAGNEFLIGHDGIRYKGNGGSFCRYMFGVNLPLKDLVKKEVVNRLVLNGAILDPTGQSIRFTDQTEGRETFEEVFRSGNAVCNYYFFVHLPEQQPLHKQQEFLLRRIGRVVKHSALVSIQDDVQMVHQLYEALKEPRAILYLFKLTHRGHTTYYHSFQHVYAAHTQNDEPVSRRLEEIAQQHTIDLYQQTRMQIDVVYQHPDNKRLIDEYKDLLAEMLIDPSSTQAILAKLNRLRTLSVRHAIPLEVFHTLDGIFLKDKAAERFEEPEHLAAARSLLDSMFLQRQSSDGSVLKEELATLLRAKRQAIERRDFAFDALLLDVGKSCDEYASQTGDSGILERFSLIVTCFDRFDATYTYLNQMVFMDDDQTTDSVLKTIHANKKIFDDLAPKLFKELFIDSIVKDRYLTDFGRRKIFIVFQGLKEIDEGRLTLQEVANQVRQVNLDAQGYRQVHKHLKRFLKQFIKEPQAEAMTHLRDQLSQELLNKGVITAPIPEATFRKVIRDLHREAVYFYEVLPTLVASPEGSDGRRDAFFASSGVDRYDLEELEREYFHQHRLDESLLQALQR